CAAAGTTCCGCTATGTAAACATGAAATAacgataacaaaaaaaaatcaataaacaatGAAATTAATTCAAGTAGTATAATTAACTGACACTTGTGGCAGctacagtgttcaaatacttattttccactcacacacacagaatggAAACCAGATTCATTCAATTCAGTCGATGCAAAAACACAGTGAGGGAAAAGCACAAGGGTTCCTTTCACATCTGTGCTCAGACTTTTTGCACCCCTCTCCCAAAATGGCCAAAACcggataacttttttttttttttaataaatcgaGAGCAGAAACCGAGTGATTTGTCATCCAAGTCATGTACTCAGAGGTTCATCAGGGAGtgtattttgtcatttcagTTGATTCTGCAGCTTCAATGCCTGCTGCTCTTCTCACTAGCACACTCGTGTCTCTGATAAAATAATGCATCGCCACACACACtgcaatgaaattatttttcactaATATGTTTCGTCATGTGCTTTGTTAAATCCTCCTTTTTTGCAAATCTTTTATGACAAGCTGAGCAGGCGAAAGGTTTCACACCCGTGTGTGTAGCTGTGTGTCTCGTCAAACCTTTCTTCACAGTGAATCTTttaccgcaaactgagcaggaaaaaggtttttccccggtgtgtgttcttgtgtgtgccGTTAGGTGTCCCTTCAAGGAGAATGTttgaccacaaattgagcaagcaaaaggtttttctccggtGTGTGTTCGCGTGTGTATTGTTAAATCTCCGTTCTGGGTAAACCGTTTACCGCAAACGGAGCAGCCGTAAGGTTTTACTCCAGTGTGCGTTCTCGTGTGTCTCGTTAAATGTGTCTTTTCAGCGAATCCCttaccgcaaactgagcagccataaggtttttctccagtgtgcgttctcGTGTGTCTTGTCAAACGTGTCTTTTCAGAGAATCCTTTACCGCAaattgagcaggcaaaaggtttttctcccgtgtgcgtccttgtgtgcatttttaagcCTCCATTCTGCGTGAACCTTttaccgcaaactgagcagacatacagtttttctcccgtgtgcgtttttgtgtgcatttttaaatttttctcgAACGAGAATCCTTTGCCACAAACTAAGCAAGCAAAAGTGTGTTTTCGTCCATGTTCTTTCAGTAAGGACTTGCTGTAAAAGGTTTTGTCACAGTGGGAACATTTCACACTTTTGTTGTCAGTGTCCTCTTTTGAGTGCTGTTCATCGTCATCCCTATCAGAAGAGTGCGACGTTATGTCGTCGCTATCGGACAGCGGAGCCGAGATGTCGACCATTTGGGATCCTCCATCGTGGTCTACGTCACCTTCTTCACTCTTCACAGTGACGGAAATAAAGGGAACCTTGGTGAGGTCATCGTCCGGCTCTTCTTCTTTAATGCGGTGGGGCTTCGGCTTCCCCTCGTCGTTATTGCGGGGGGGCTCGAGCTCCTCCTCTTTAATGTGGGAGCAGGCGTCTTTGAGGTGGGGGGGATCAGCCTCCAGCTGCTCGCAACGAAGATCTTCACTGAGGTCTACGGGACACAAGTAGACAAAGAGGCGCATTGAAGCTTTACTCAGTCAAGTCTGACTTTGATTCATAGAGCATCTTAATATTAATACTTTTAATACAGTGGACCCATGAAAATAAGAACCAGCGAATAGAGAAAATCAGTGGAGAATTGATCtccattttttaatatattttttttaaaaataccctCAAAATCTTGACCTGTCAGGGATAAACTGCCACAGGTAATATTtggggttccccccccccccaccccgaaaaaatgaaacaactacaaaattgaaagaaaaaaaaaaagaaaatctgaaaaaaaagtctgtgatgATTGACTGGTCCGCTGTAATTATAACACAATGATCATAAACAAATACTCTTTTTAATAACATCAAGACATAGGAcataagtctacacacccctattcATATTGCAACGTGAAGAGTTGCCGTAATCTTTGTGGAGTTGtctaagaaaaaacaaaaacaaaaaacaaagcaccaCGGCGACCCGCAGAGGCCAAGACGTGCACAGCACGCACGGCGATCCCAACGACGGCCACACAGAGACAAGCAAGGACATCCCGACTCGCTGAAGAATTCCCACCAGCCACTCACGGCCCAATTCTTACGTGCGACTGCTTTGTCAATAGCACCAAAGCATCAAGACCTTCAAAAGTGGCTTTGTCACACGTGGAGAAAGAAAATGATGTTCCCAGGTtgttattttgcactttaaaTGTATAAATCATATTGATGATTTGAGGTTTAGGCGGCACAGGGATCTCCCTCACAGTCGTGAGAATcccggttcaaatcccaggccccgccagtgtggcctatggacgttctccccgtgcctgcgtggcttttctcggggcgctctgctttcctcccacatttcttTCACATTCCACGACAGCTTCTTTGAAATCTCTCAATCGATTTggtgtaggtgtgaatgttaggCGAGCGCAAGAGCTtataatggcaaaaaaaaagtcacaatagtCACTTCAACAGAGCCGTGTTTGGAAACTCAAACGGCatcaagtgccctcatgtcttccctcacaacacccatcaaccttttttttggtcttcctctctctcgctgtcttccttggtagctccatccttaccgtcatcctaccaatttcctcactctctcgcctctggacatgtccgaaccatccaagtctgctttctctcacctcgtctccaaaacctccaactttgtctgtccctctaatgagctcatttctaatcctatccaagcggtTCGTACCAAgcgacaacctcaacatcttcatttctgccaactccagttctgcttcctgtcgtatCTTcggagccaccgtctctaatctggacatcatggccggcctcaccactgttttgtaaactttgcccttcatcctcgcggagactcttctgtcacataacacaccagacacctttcgccagctgttccaacctgcttggacccgtttcttcacttcctgaccacactctccattgctctgcgttgttgaccccaagtatttgaagtcgtccaccctcgccatctcttctccctggagcttcactctcccccctcctcccctctcattaACGCAcatctattctgttttacttcggctaatcttcgttcctctcctttccagcgcatgcctccgtctttctaattgttcctccatccGCTCGCTGCTTTCAtgtattcctctatagttcccacagctctgaacatcccctttgttcttaaaaatgggaactagaacacttttcctccattcttcagccatcttctcgcccgctagtattctgttggtcaaaaactctacagccacgtctccaaattgcttccatacctccaccggtatgtcaccAGGACCAACCgcccttccatttttcatcctctttcgtgtctttctaacttcctccttacgaatcattgccacttcctggtccttcacgcttgccttttctactcttccttctctctcatgttCTTcaccaacttctcaaagtattctttccatctatttagcacactactggcaccagtcaacacatttccatcgcaaGATAGCACTGACTGGGCCCccacatagggctgcattacacacgcacacacacacacacacacacacatatatatatatgttgattTATTGTAGCATATCtctacatctctctctctctctctctctctctctctttctctctatatatgtgtgtgttggggagAATATCATAGACCATAAACTTATAGACATGACAATAAATCAACAGCTATTTTATatgtccatttttattttattgtatttattcatttttccatttttcttagccactcatcTTTGCAAGGGTCACAGGGTCAAATTGTCTAAAATCTCAGATTTCAACATCTTATCAGTAAATAtcctgtgatttttgtttcttATTTCATGGAAACAGACTTTCTATCTATTTTAtatgttgaatttaaaaaaaaaacgtttgcaaacatctgctttggagaacaataatcaacattttttgccgatttttattcacattttatcgGCCAAATCAGTCAATTTATGTTTGTgaacttactcattgtatgtttttggagaaGGAAATTGGAATTTATTTTCTGATTcacagaataataaaaaaatgactgattGTCCAAATAAGATAGCAAGTTGACATCCTTATATGTATTGAACTTTGGGAAATGTGTGCAGCATTCTATTTGTGCGCTTTTCTGCACTGACGAGTTGATGTTATGCCCCATTTCTGAATAAAGCGATGCAAAGCGTACAATGTTACGTTAATCCTTCAAAACTtagttttaaaaagtatttctgGGCAAACCTGCTGCTCGTGGGACACCTGGAGGCTGGCGGCAAAGTGCCTCCATGAGTCGAAGTTCCTCCTCTTCCGTGCTACAAATTTCCTTGTCgagcccttcttcttctttcacccGTTGTGCGCACATTTCCCCACGACGACCAAATTCCACGTAGGCGTCTCTTCGTTCGGGCGAGCAagcgagctagctagctagagaAGCTTCGACTTGCACCGGAGAAATGTACCGCACGTACTCTTCGGCGGGCTACGTTCCCAGCAGCCAGCCATTcctgttacgctttcttagtcacgtgacacgAAGTGGCGGGCATATTGAAGGCTTGCTATAGACGTCACTGCCGAGCATGCGCatctgttgggggaaaaaaaaacaagtgtacgGGAGCGCCGTATCCGCACGCACCAGTGActccattattttttcaaactagCACACATCAAGCAGCCTCCAGGTAAGGTTAACTTCTGTGCTGCTCCAACAGAGCAGGTCCTGACTTCAACAAGTAGTCTTAACCTTTTCAAAATTTCCGACTAACTAATAGGTCGCGCCACAAGGTGGCGCTTAGagatcatattttgaaaaatatctcGAGTTTGAGACGACGTCAGAATGGCACGTGACCTTTTCAGTCTTCTCAAACTCGGTTTTTCTTAAAGTTTGTCCATACTCTCAATCGCCTACATCCGAAATATCACCCGTTGAACAAATTCTCTATTTTATTTAAGCTCACCTCGCAGTTGCATATTGCTTCAAAATATCTTCACGCTTTCAGTAGGCTTGCTTTTAAAACGagtttcatcatatttacagtccATTGCAGAACTGCGACGGAACGAGTCAAAAATGAGCAACACAGCTttaatttcttcactttatTGTGCAGCTTCATTGAGCGCTGCTCTTCTTACCGGCACACTTGTGTCTCTTCAGCTGATCCTTCCGAGAGAATCTTTTATCGCACACGTTGCAGCTGAACGGTTTCTCGCCGGTGTGTGTCATCATATGCGCCGTTAAGTTTGTCTTTCCAGTGAAGCTTttcccacaaactgagcagcaATACGGCTTCTCCCCCGTGTGTTTTCTTGTGTGCATTCTTAAATCGCCGTGCCTGGAAaatcttttgccacaaactgagcaggcaaaaaGTTTTTCTCCGGTGTGCGTtactgtgtgtctttttaaatacgTTTTCATAGAGAAGCTTTTACCGCAGACCGAGcatgcaaaaggtttttctccagtgtgcgttcttgtgtgtacCTTTAGATCTCCCGTCTGGGTGAATCGTTTACCGCAAAttgagcagggaaaaggtttctcaccggtGTGCGTTCTTGCATGTATTGTTAAATCTCCTTTCTGTGTGAATCTTTTACCGCAAACTGAACagacaaaaggtttttctccagtgtgtgtttttgtgtgcattgaTAAAATGGACTTTCTagagaatcttttaccacaaactagGCAGGCAAatggtttttctcctgtgtgtgtcCTTGTATGCATCCTTAAATTTGCCTTTAATGAGAATCTTTTGCCGCAATATGAGCAACCGAAAGGTTTTTCTTCAGTGTGTGTGCTTTCGTGCGCTATCAGCAGCGACTTGTCGTCGAAGATTTCGTTGCAATGACAACACTGGACCCATTTGTTGTGAGTGTGGCCTTTGGAGCGTTCACCATGCTCATAGTCAGAAGAGTGCGACGTTGTGGTGTCACTATCTCCGAGGCCGTCTGCTTGGCATCCTTCAAAGTCTCCATCACTTTCGTCACTGTTGACACTGACAACAGTTATTGGAAACGTGCTGATgtcgtcttcctcctcttcctctttcaagTGATGAGACAGgaagtcctcttcctctttcatctGTGGAAGCTCCTCCTCctgttcctcttcctccttgaTGCGGAGGGGCTCTGGCTCCTGCTGCTCAGAACGAAGATCTTCTTGAGTGACAGCTGCAAAACACACAACGACCAACAAACAGGTTTGGTCAAGCTTCGCTCAGTCATGTCTCATGTGGTGACGTTAATGCCTTTTATTGTTCATACAGCACATCATCAGGTCCTAAAAGACCTGTTTATGAATAAATTCGGGcagggggtgctcaatgcgtcgatcgtgatgGCGTGCCGAAAAAAATATCCCCAAAAAGACAGCCATaattttctgacctttagcccaccacgcatgtgcaaacaacgacactgagtacaggaaaacacactaGTTGGCGACTTCCCCCTGTTTTAAGCCCTCGCTGATGAAattttaacaaacatgagtatggacgctggagtaaagaagacaaaaatatatcaCTTTCATTCGGgagccagactttttttttttttttattacgttgtcattttcgaagtgcgcttgcctcatctgccagtgagGTGAAATGTGCAGTGGcgttttcgaactgtttatggaaaatacgacgccgacattccgccgaaaagcgagctgacaatgagaaaagtgaaggaactaaaatcccaattggccgcacaggaGTCACTATTCACACAAAATAGTTCAACAAAAgccgaaagccgccaccgaagcgtCGTCTCCGGGTTTGTCACATCGTCGTTAATAACAGGAAGTCCTTCCAAAACGGAGAGATGGCAAAAGAGGcttagctgactcgttgttcccatattttaaaaatgaggcggaaatattatcttcaataaaatctccatggctgatgtgtggaaggacatcggcgaTTGGGAgtttttctcactgcagttggacgaatccacagacgtgagtgtgtgtgcaacgctaatttatttcatttctgttgtatcgagaattttaaaaatattttgaaatgaaattatagcgacatttgtatgatagacaaataaaatacatgtcctctggattagaccttcaAGACAGATCTCagcactgcagctctgcttcttcctcttcttctcactTTCCTTCTCAATGTCCATAAACTAGTTCATCTTAATTGTGTCCTGCATACTTTTCCTCCCCAGATTTAATCGTTTTATCTTTCCACACCAATTTCCTTTATTTTACtgtcatttactttttttttttaaaaaaactgacaacgtcacaaaaacacgttttttcCATACGCTCTGAGAGAGTGCAGTataatttcatttgaatatggGAACATTATGAGGAATTTAAGTTTTACGAGCTTGATCACGGAACGAAATAAGACTTttcaaaaaaagtaaataaacacaGGAATACTGTGAACAAACCTGCCCTATGCAAC
The DNA window shown above is from Syngnathoides biaculeatus isolate LvHL_M chromosome 3, ASM1980259v1, whole genome shotgun sequence and carries:
- the LOC133497614 gene encoding oocyte zinc finger protein XlCOF6.1-like yields the protein MCAQRVKEEEGLDKEICSTEEEELRLMEALCRQPPGVPRAADLSEDLRCEQLEADPPHLKDACSHIKEEELEPPRNNDEGKPKPHRIKEEEPDDDLTKVPFISVTVKSEEGDVDHDGGSQMVDISAPLSDSDDITSHSSDRDDDEQHSKEDTDNKSVKCSHCDKTFYSKSLLKEHGRKHTFACLVCGKGFSFEKNLKMHTKTHTGEKLYVCSVCGKRFTQNGGLKMHTRTHTGEKPFACSICGKGFSEKTRLTRHTRTHTGEKPYGCSVCGKGFAEKTHLTRHTRTHTGVKPYGCSVCGKRFTQNGDLTIHTRTHTGEKPFACSICGQTFSLKGHLTAHTRTHTGEKPFSCSVCGKRFTVKKGLTRHTATHTGVKPFACSACHKRFAKKEDLTKHMTKHISEK
- the LOC133497611 gene encoding gastrula zinc finger protein XlCGF52.1-like: MTEKYCRHRLNMCAKRVKEEEYEEEISREEDTERQLLDAAGVLQARDLLHRAAVTQEDLRSEQQEPEPLRIKEEEEQEEELPQMKEEEDFLSHHLKEEEEEDDISTFPITVVSVNSDESDGDFEGCQADGLGDSDTTTSHSSDYEHGERSKGHTHNKWVQCCHCNEIFDDKSLLIAHESTHTEEKPFGCSYCGKRFSLKANLRMHTRTHTGEKPFACLVCGKRFSRKSILSMHTKTHTGEKPFVCSVCGKRFTQKGDLTIHARTHTGEKPFPCSICGKRFTQTGDLKVHTRTHTGEKPFACSVCGKSFSMKTYLKRHTVTHTGEKLFACSVCGKRFSRHGDLRMHTRKHTGEKPYCCSVCGKSFTGKTNLTAHMMTHTGEKPFSCNVCDKRFSRKDQLKRHKCAGKKSSAQ